The window TTCGCCAGCTGCTGGACCGACGCCTGCCGCGCGTTCTCGCCCTGGCGCGGCGGATGCTGAACGACGCCGGCGAAGCCGAGGATGTGGCGCAGGAGACCTTCCTGCGGGCCTGGAAACAGGCGCGATCCTGGCGGCCGGGTGCCGCGAAGTTCGATACCTGGCTGCATCGTGTGGCGCTGAATCTCTGCTACGACCGCCTGCGCCGCCGCCGCGAGGTGGTGACCGCCGAGCCCCCGGAGCAGGTCGATACCGGTCCTGCCCCCGATGCAGGGTTGATCGGGGCCGATCTTTCACGCCAGGTCGAGGCGGCGCTGGCGGCCCTGCCGGCGCGTCAACGCGAGGCAATAGTTCTTTGCCATCATCAGGGCCTGGGCAATATCGAGGCTGCGGCCCTGATGTCGATCACCGTCGAGGCGCTGGAGGGGCTGCTCGGGCGGGGGCGGCGAGCGCTGCGCACGGCTCTGGCCGATCTCGCGGCCCCGAGAGCCTGAAGGAGATGGCGGCATGACCATGACCCTCGAACGTTTCAAGTCCCTGG of the Caulobacter henricii genome contains:
- a CDS encoding RNA polymerase sigma factor, with amino-acid sequence MVAGGSDPDEALLTGVGRGDPAAVRQLLDRRLPRVLALARRMLNDAGEAEDVAQETFLRAWKQARSWRPGAAKFDTWLHRVALNLCYDRLRRRREVVTAEPPEQVDTGPAPDAGLIGADLSRQVEAALAALPARQREAIVLCHHQGLGNIEAAALMSITVEALEGLLGRGRRALRTALADLAAPRA